In Hallerella succinigenes, the following are encoded in one genomic region:
- a CDS encoding HNH endonuclease — protein sequence MKKPEATVMLRSFYNRNMNEKMPEVHKYANEGYYCIIAQSDKVKLELWYEEWPDSKDESNKKYVFAICFEYASKELLASDFPSWGDYKKTNKDIYNVKKLPDENAVFLQKGKDAKTKKIRWYWGIYISPENEAQSLQLFFDNEKFQTVFEKYSINLNDDCGKNFTERFQQILARVGQGMYRENLEKLWDRACAVTGCRIREVLRASHAKPWKDCKDKDEEQRLDGHNGLLLSANYDALFDKGLISFSALKEGWKIMISPSIEESQLENLGIGKNVRLNPPKNLKLEDKERIDEFLKYHREQIFKVK from the coding sequence ATGAAAAAGCCTGAAGCAACTGTTATGCTACGATCTTTCTACAATCGCAATATGAACGAAAAAATGCCTGAAGTTCACAAATATGCAAACGAAGGGTATTATTGCATAATAGCCCAGTCTGATAAAGTAAAATTAGAATTATGGTATGAAGAATGGCCTGATTCCAAAGACGAATCAAATAAAAAATATGTTTTTGCAATTTGTTTTGAATATGCAAGTAAAGAATTACTTGCTAGTGACTTTCCTTCTTGGGGGGACTATAAGAAAACAAATAAAGATATATACAACGTAAAGAAACTTCCTGATGAAAATGCTGTATTCCTACAAAAAGGCAAAGATGCTAAAACAAAAAAAATCCGTTGGTATTGGGGAATATACATTAGTCCAGAAAATGAAGCTCAATCACTACAATTATTTTTTGACAATGAAAAATTTCAAACTGTTTTTGAAAAATATTCCATAAATCTAAATGATGACTGCGGAAAAAATTTTACAGAACGATTTCAACAAATACTGGCTCGTGTTGGACAAGGCATGTATCGAGAAAATCTTGAAAAATTGTGGGACCGCGCCTGCGCGGTAACCGGTTGTCGTATTAGAGAAGTTTTAAGAGCTAGCCATGCTAAACCATGGAAAGACTGCAAGGATAAAGATGAAGAACAACGGCTTGACGGACATAATGGCCTACTTCTTTCCGCCAATTACGACGCCTTATTTGACAAAGGGCTGATTTCTTTTTCGGCACTTAAAGAAGGTTGGAAAATAATGATATCTCCATCAATCGAAGAATCACAATTGGAGAATCTTGGAATTGGTAAAAATGTCCGCTTAAATCCACCAAAAAATCTAAAACTTGAAGATAAAGAAAGAATAGATGAATTTCTCAAATATCATCGTGAGCAAATCTTTAAAGTTAAGTGA
- a CDS encoding ATP-binding protein — protein MRFLNKIIFINSAHVRYAEIGLNGNVHLIGTQGVGKSTLLRALLFFYNADKQRLGIPKEKKSFDDFYFEQANSYIVYEVVRDESAFCVLVNKTAGRAVFRFIDAPYKKEWLIDKQGEVTAEIPTIRTRLEGAYMSPIVDRYEQFRDIIYGNHQAVARKEFYKFSIAESSRYQNIPRSIQNVFLNSKLDADFIKETIIQSMDSESSFIDLGYFRQQVSEFEQEYTDIGLWFSYNKRGECETRIDAERVVTLYRTLLQLKKNIDDCGRQLNYAYRTAKEQLPSLAIEIEKANASLNDTIRLIGEETGKYNRERDGLNASLTLVKDKLKKCREKSQEYQAQNIEEVLKKQERESSLKVEKEHLEERLHLLTREFDDVKEKYDNLLKQARQAFEEFKQNQNARLNERNAELLKKQQDILQKFEQSRALIFDRFEEKISNVRAEKEALSSEKNSCEKKLLELNYIHPFAEKIEACRSEISKLDVCENQTKIAKTAAQAELNKLTAQRDAEQAKNRTEYEKQNDSLLVEAKQNVAKLKELDNLLEKQKGSLYEWLTQNKPGWENTIGKVADEESILYNTGLSPELIVEVAAQEAIDESLFGVKVNLEDLPIRVRTPEEISAERKTTLKAIEENKAHATELADALEKMNAAVDRSYSPKIKSLLDKIRDCDTELVQLPIKRKRSENELASILQADKAEIEKRKKEIQSKINDIATKILNAEDSLKKLTTEKTQELKANEKAKQREQKLQQEEFDEFKIQILAEIESRKKEFEKEREDLLQKRDDELRNKNIDTTALKDCEAEIATVQRKLDDIENHREFVARYRYDKQELFDHEDEFKSEKQNVEDKLSDLQQKFNARKVRLDAKKTEQEKTLQQHRDREKTLQQSIEETDKFAASSFCPENIKDLGETPNARLCTEILSELKESLINSQKRSKDLEVASNIFRGRFSKRNTFKFKTELNTEADFMEFADNLSDFLLNEKIEDYRERTSNRYSDILARIAKEIGDVTRQKTEIEKIISGVNRDFIEKNFAGVIKSIALRTEESSDKLMRLMLAIQKFFTENQYALGEINLFSTGNTENANREAVNLLLQFVKSLNEESNRTQLNLSDSFRLQFRVQENDNDTGWIDKISNVGSEGTDVLVKAMVNIMLINVFKTQASRKFGEFKLHCMMDEIGKLHPKNANGILKFANSRNIYLVNGSPTTQSVSEYRYTYLLEKNAKSQTVVRPLMTRVQPTSPAKG, from the coding sequence ATGAGGTTCCTTAACAAGATTATTTTCATCAACAGCGCTCATGTACGCTATGCAGAAATCGGGCTTAACGGAAATGTTCACCTGATTGGAACGCAGGGCGTAGGCAAGAGTACGTTGCTCCGTGCATTACTGTTCTTTTACAATGCAGACAAGCAACGTCTCGGCATCCCGAAAGAAAAGAAATCCTTTGACGATTTTTATTTTGAACAAGCAAATTCGTATATTGTCTATGAAGTTGTTCGCGACGAAAGCGCATTCTGCGTTCTCGTAAACAAAACTGCAGGGCGTGCTGTATTCAGATTTATTGATGCTCCTTACAAAAAAGAATGGTTGATTGACAAACAAGGAGAAGTCACCGCCGAAATACCGACGATTCGTACCCGGCTAGAAGGAGCCTATATGAGCCCGATTGTCGATCGCTACGAGCAGTTTCGAGACATCATTTATGGAAATCATCAGGCCGTTGCACGCAAAGAATTTTATAAATTTTCCATCGCAGAAAGCAGCCGCTATCAGAATATTCCGCGAAGCATCCAGAACGTGTTTTTAAATTCGAAATTGGATGCCGATTTTATCAAGGAAACGATTATCCAGTCAATGGATAGCGAAAGTTCGTTTATTGATCTCGGATATTTTCGGCAACAAGTTTCGGAGTTCGAGCAGGAATACACCGATATCGGATTGTGGTTTAGCTACAATAAACGTGGCGAATGCGAAACTCGCATTGACGCAGAACGCGTCGTAACGCTTTATCGAACGCTGTTGCAACTCAAGAAAAATATAGACGATTGCGGACGGCAATTGAATTACGCTTACCGCACCGCAAAAGAACAGCTCCCTTCACTTGCGATTGAAATTGAAAAGGCGAATGCATCTCTTAACGATACGATTCGTTTAATCGGTGAAGAAACCGGCAAGTATAACCGTGAACGCGATGGCTTAAATGCGAGCCTCACTCTTGTCAAAGACAAGTTGAAAAAATGCCGCGAAAAATCGCAGGAATACCAAGCACAAAACATCGAAGAAGTTCTAAAAAAGCAAGAACGCGAAAGTTCACTCAAAGTCGAAAAAGAACATCTCGAAGAACGATTGCATCTGCTCACGCGAGAATTTGACGATGTCAAGGAAAAATACGACAATCTTCTAAAGCAAGCAAGGCAAGCTTTTGAAGAATTCAAGCAAAATCAAAATGCACGTCTGAACGAACGCAATGCTGAATTGCTCAAAAAACAACAAGATATTCTGCAAAAATTTGAACAGTCGCGAGCCTTAATTTTTGACCGTTTCGAAGAAAAAATATCAAACGTCCGTGCAGAAAAGGAAGCTCTTAGCAGCGAGAAAAATTCCTGCGAAAAGAAGTTGCTTGAGCTCAACTACATTCACCCGTTTGCAGAAAAAATTGAAGCATGTCGTTCGGAAATTTCGAAATTAGACGTTTGCGAAAATCAAACCAAGATTGCAAAAACCGCAGCACAAGCCGAACTGAATAAACTCACCGCACAGCGAGATGCCGAACAGGCGAAAAACCGCACAGAATACGAAAAACAAAATGACTCCCTGCTCGTCGAAGCCAAACAAAACGTGGCGAAGTTAAAAGAACTGGATAACCTTCTCGAAAAGCAAAAAGGGTCGCTATATGAATGGCTTACGCAGAATAAACCCGGCTGGGAAAACACCATCGGCAAAGTAGCTGACGAAGAATCAATTCTTTACAACACAGGACTTTCGCCAGAATTAATTGTTGAGGTTGCGGCTCAGGAAGCGATAGACGAATCCTTATTTGGAGTCAAGGTAAACCTCGAAGATTTGCCCATTCGCGTACGCACACCCGAAGAAATTTCAGCCGAACGCAAAACCACTTTAAAAGCAATCGAAGAAAACAAAGCTCATGCAACCGAGTTAGCCGATGCACTCGAAAAGATGAATGCCGCCGTTGATCGCAGTTATTCACCCAAGATAAAGTCATTGCTTGACAAAATCCGCGATTGCGATACAGAATTGGTGCAACTTCCGATAAAGCGGAAACGATCCGAAAACGAACTTGCGTCCATTCTGCAAGCCGATAAAGCTGAAATCGAAAAACGCAAAAAAGAAATCCAGTCCAAGATAAACGATATCGCGACAAAAATTCTCAATGCGGAAGATTCGCTCAAAAAACTGACAACAGAAAAGACACAAGAACTCAAAGCAAACGAAAAGGCGAAACAGCGAGAACAGAAATTGCAACAAGAAGAATTTGATGAATTCAAAATCCAGATTCTCGCCGAAATCGAATCTCGTAAAAAAGAGTTTGAAAAAGAACGCGAAGATTTGCTCCAAAAACGCGATGATGAACTTAGAAACAAGAACATCGATACAACTGCACTCAAGGATTGCGAAGCTGAAATTGCAACAGTCCAGCGCAAGCTAGATGACATCGAAAATCACCGCGAATTCGTTGCACGTTACCGCTACGACAAACAGGAACTTTTCGACCACGAAGACGAATTCAAAAGCGAAAAGCAGAATGTAGAAGACAAGCTAAGCGATTTACAACAGAAATTCAACGCTCGGAAGGTTAGGCTCGACGCGAAAAAAACAGAACAAGAAAAGACGCTGCAACAGCACCGCGACCGCGAAAAAACACTGCAACAATCTATCGAAGAAACGGACAAGTTCGCCGCATCCAGTTTTTGCCCCGAAAACATCAAAGACCTTGGCGAAACGCCCAACGCACGGCTTTGTACCGAAATATTGAGTGAACTCAAAGAATCGCTCATAAACAGCCAAAAGCGAAGCAAGGATCTCGAAGTCGCATCAAATATATTCCGAGGAAGATTCTCGAAACGCAATACGTTCAAATTCAAGACGGAACTCAACACCGAAGCAGACTTTATGGAATTTGCGGACAACCTGAGCGATTTTCTGCTGAACGAGAAAATCGAAGATTACCGCGAACGCACCAGCAACCGCTACTCCGATATTCTCGCACGAATTGCAAAAGAGATTGGCGATGTCACACGCCAAAAAACGGAAATCGAGAAAATCATCAGCGGCGTGAACCGGGACTTTATCGAAAAAAATTTTGCAGGAGTCATCAAAAGTATTGCGCTCCGCACAGAAGAATCAAGCGACAAACTGATGCGGCTGATGCTAGCCATCCAAAAGTTTTTCACCGAAAATCAGTACGCTCTTGGCGAGATTAATTTATTCTCCACGGGCAATACCGAAAATGCGAACCGCGAAGCGGTCAACTTGCTACTGCAATTCGTGAAATCTCTGAACGAAGAATCCAACCGCACGCAGCTGAATCTCAGCGATTCGTTCCGTTTGCAATTCCGCGTACAAGAAAACGACAACGATACCGGCTGGATTGATAAAATTTCGAATGTCGGCTCCGAAGGCACGGACGTGCTCGTGAAAGCGATGGTGAACATTATGCTCATCAACGTTTTCAAGACGCAGGCATCGCGCAAGTTCGGCGAATTCAAGCTCCACTGTATGATGGACGAAATCGGAAAACTTCACCCGAAAAACGCAAACGGCATCTTGAAATTTGCGAACAGCCGAAACATCTATCTGGTCAACGGTTCGCCTACCACGCAAAGCGTATCGGAATACCGCTACACCTATCTGCTCGAAAAGAACGCAAAATCGCAGACCGTGGTAAGGCCTCTCATGACGAGAGTTCAACCCACATCGCCAGCCAAAGGGTAG
- a CDS encoding helix-turn-helix transcriptional regulator: MADITRADRVIQLFAILISNPSKSYSISDLMEALEIPEKERRNVQRDMNLLTSVNGGTYIRVIGDQRAFRYQSAIKSADKLLFPNFENTMLHFVFLQRIANMYPAASETVTDLLEKIRKSLPASEKKAVEQLAQDLNSRILFAGTPPMFEEDSSEKIKIILRAIHERRKILVTYISETGNIPHIRIPLMVILYQGEIYIGCESQTRPGDTYTLKFRRIQKVELTKETFQDNPKTLEMLRKRVQLGSAIFGPQDPKAEDVEIVFSSHALHYLEEKPFQRSMKVEKLRDGRLLVTMKALNDELLFRWVLSYADSAEVIKPIALRKKTP, from the coding sequence ATGGCTGACATAACCCGCGCAGACCGCGTTATTCAATTATTCGCGATTTTGATATCAAATCCCAGCAAGAGCTATTCCATCAGCGACTTGATGGAGGCTCTGGAAATTCCCGAAAAAGAGCGCCGCAATGTGCAGCGCGATATGAATCTCCTGACTTCTGTCAACGGAGGTACCTACATTCGCGTGATTGGTGACCAACGCGCTTTCCGTTACCAGTCTGCAATCAAGTCTGCGGATAAACTGCTATTCCCGAACTTCGAAAACACAATGTTGCATTTTGTATTTTTACAACGCATCGCGAATATGTACCCTGCCGCAAGCGAGACGGTCACGGATTTGCTCGAAAAAATCCGGAAGAGTCTGCCTGCAAGCGAAAAGAAGGCCGTGGAGCAACTCGCTCAGGATCTGAATTCGCGAATCCTTTTTGCGGGAACCCCACCCATGTTCGAGGAAGATTCCAGCGAAAAAATCAAGATAATACTGCGGGCGATTCACGAACGCCGCAAAATCCTCGTTACCTATATCAGCGAAACCGGTAATATACCCCATATACGAATTCCGCTGATGGTCATCTTGTACCAAGGCGAAATCTACATCGGCTGTGAATCGCAGACACGTCCTGGCGATACCTATACGCTCAAGTTCCGCCGAATCCAGAAAGTTGAACTAACCAAGGAAACATTCCAGGACAACCCAAAGACACTTGAAATGTTGCGCAAGCGTGTGCAGCTCGGTTCTGCCATTTTTGGGCCGCAAGACCCGAAAGCCGAAGATGTTGAAATCGTGTTCAGCAGTCATGCGCTGCATTACCTCGAAGAAAAGCCGTTCCAACGCTCCATGAAGGTGGAAAAACTCCGCGACGGTCGCCTGTTGGTCACGATGAAGGCCCTAAACGACGAGCTCCTTTTCCGCTGGGTACTTTCGTACGCCGACAGCGCCGAAGTCATCAAGCCCATCGCCCTCCGCAAAAAAACTCCGTGA
- a CDS encoding HAD-IC family P-type ATPase: MDELAGAASVIYLAIGGNLAGVLCISDPPRDEAAEAIRMLRERGIRHVAMITGDSQKAAERTAQLLGIDTFFAQVLPEDKHRYVEKMKAEGRRVIMVGEGINDAPALAAANVSVAMSDASDIARETADVTLRIEDLRDLAELRTLSTQLMERIQANYRFIVAFNTSLLATGFFGTLAPSTSALLHNLSTMAICAKSMTPLKRA, encoded by the coding sequence ATTGACGAACTCGCCGGAGCCGCATCCGTGATTTACCTTGCCATTGGCGGGAACCTCGCGGGAGTGCTTTGCATTAGCGACCCTCCGCGTGACGAAGCCGCCGAAGCCATCCGCATGCTGCGCGAACGCGGAATCAGGCATGTGGCGATGATTACCGGCGATAGCCAGAAAGCCGCTGAACGCACGGCGCAACTTTTGGGCATCGACACATTCTTTGCGCAGGTGCTGCCCGAAGACAAGCACCGCTATGTGGAAAAAATGAAGGCCGAAGGCCGCCGCGTGATTATGGTGGGCGAAGGAATCAACGATGCGCCCGCATTGGCTGCCGCGAACGTGTCGGTTGCCATGAGCGATGCCAGCGACATTGCCCGCGAAACCGCCGATGTGACCCTCCGCATCGAAGACCTGCGCGACCTCGCCGAACTCCGCACATTGAGTACGCAGCTCATGGAACGCATCCAGGCGAATTACCGCTTTATCGTCGCTTTCAACACGTCGCTCCTGGCCACAGGTTTCTTTGGGACACTTGCCCCCTCGACCTCGGCCCTGCTGCATAACCTCTCGACCATGGCGATTTGCGCCAAGAGCATGACGCCGTTAAAGCGCGCGTAG
- a CDS encoding AAA family ATPase, with product MKNGYFNDVFKSLQKNTEKKSLGINFVTLKGYEYWIRMLRISKNYPDADDSIGIFPKENASRILKGITTHFELLNKAEDRKPKVKGKVSRSRTSEIDACFYGNDDVDKSESYRNRKRAISKIRDTIKNSGSSGDIKYVTHSTLVGEDIFNGPAKKIFYEGITKELMDILKHQKNICDPYLKRLDIVQKAFNLDSVEMEILIFSWIFFKKDICEPLRDMIGSRRFGDCVFVDVFASIYPELDIEKACYNKSSLKRMGLVDNDLEISKRIGLFLDGVSGNDLDSLYFKIYDGNNVPYKKLCNNNPKVEVAFDLLKHVKLNQGINIFFYGVEGTGKTELAKAIAKELRRPLVLTNISIDGVHRESKEDSTIQERLGSIMFAATKYQNKRVILLVDEADVILNCCEKGALNFFLEQIKVPVIWISNDIRFIENSTLRRFDYSIAFERLDSEKRLQIWQSVISEQGTGKMLDPLTVQQFADTFPITAGGVTQAIAGAKLLQETGSKIPPEQAVRIIADAQTNLLSLNCEYAKRNKESHAPKYILDALNVEGDMNRIMKVMQSFNAKWETMQEMDCPESLNILFYGVPGTGKTELAKHIARTLNRKLIVKKASDLLDCYVGETEKKIRKMFREAEEKKAILFLDEADSMLSERAGSEHSWEVSQVNELLTQMENFKGIFIAATNFNDNLDAASRRRFALKLKFNYLKPDGIEKVWQAFFPKVECSAAARDLKALAPGDFKAVYDTFKYYEESEVTTDSILEALRHEIECKNTREGRRMGL from the coding sequence ATGAAAAATGGGTATTTTAACGATGTTTTTAAATCCCTGCAAAAGAATACTGAAAAGAAGTCTTTGGGCATCAATTTTGTAACTCTCAAAGGCTATGAATACTGGATTCGTATGCTGAGAATTTCTAAAAACTATCCCGACGCAGACGACAGCATCGGTATTTTCCCGAAGGAAAATGCATCGCGAATTTTGAAGGGCATTACTACACATTTTGAACTTTTGAACAAAGCTGAGGATAGGAAGCCCAAGGTCAAAGGAAAGGTTTCTCGTTCACGAACAAGCGAAATAGACGCCTGTTTTTACGGAAATGATGACGTGGATAAATCAGAATCCTATCGCAACCGCAAAAGAGCCATCAGCAAAATTCGCGACACTATCAAGAATAGCGGCTCCAGCGGAGATATAAAATATGTCACCCACAGCACTCTTGTTGGCGAAGATATCTTCAATGGCCCTGCCAAAAAGATTTTTTACGAGGGTATCACCAAGGAACTTATGGACATCCTCAAGCATCAAAAGAATATCTGTGATCCATACTTAAAGCGCCTCGACATTGTGCAGAAAGCATTCAACCTAGATTCCGTTGAAATGGAGATCCTGATATTCTCGTGGATTTTCTTTAAAAAAGACATTTGCGAGCCTCTCCGCGACATGATTGGTTCGCGAAGATTCGGAGATTGCGTTTTTGTCGATGTATTCGCATCCATTTATCCTGAACTTGATATAGAAAAGGCATGTTACAACAAGTCTTCTCTCAAGCGGATGGGACTTGTCGATAACGACCTGGAAATTTCAAAGAGAATAGGGTTGTTCCTAGATGGGGTCTCAGGAAACGACCTCGATTCGCTCTATTTCAAGATTTACGACGGCAATAACGTACCCTATAAAAAACTGTGCAACAACAACCCGAAAGTAGAAGTTGCCTTTGACTTGTTGAAACATGTAAAGCTGAATCAGGGAATCAATATTTTCTTCTACGGAGTCGAAGGTACCGGTAAGACTGAACTTGCGAAGGCCATCGCAAAAGAACTCCGACGTCCGCTGGTTCTTACCAATATCAGCATTGATGGCGTTCATAGAGAAAGCAAGGAGGATTCAACTATCCAGGAGCGCTTGGGAAGCATTATGTTTGCGGCGACCAAGTACCAAAACAAGCGTGTCATTCTCTTGGTGGATGAGGCCGATGTAATTTTGAATTGCTGCGAAAAGGGTGCCCTCAACTTTTTCCTAGAACAAATAAAAGTCCCCGTTATTTGGATCTCAAACGACATCCGATTTATTGAAAATAGTACCCTTCGTCGATTTGATTACTCCATCGCATTCGAAAGGCTTGATTCTGAAAAAAGATTGCAGATTTGGCAGTCCGTCATTAGCGAGCAGGGCACCGGTAAAATGCTTGACCCCTTGACGGTGCAACAGTTTGCAGACACCTTCCCCATTACCGCCGGTGGCGTGACCCAGGCGATTGCTGGAGCAAAATTACTGCAGGAGACAGGCAGTAAGATTCCGCCAGAACAAGCAGTCCGTATCATTGCCGATGCACAGACAAACTTACTTTCACTGAACTGCGAATATGCCAAACGCAACAAAGAAAGCCATGCGCCCAAGTACATCCTAGACGCATTGAATGTTGAAGGAGACATGAACCGCATTATGAAAGTAATGCAGTCTTTTAACGCTAAATGGGAAACTATGCAGGAGATGGATTGTCCGGAGTCTTTGAACATATTGTTCTACGGTGTTCCCGGCACAGGCAAAACAGAACTCGCAAAACACATCGCAAGAACATTGAACCGAAAATTGATTGTCAAGAAAGCGAGCGATCTCTTGGATTGCTATGTGGGTGAAACAGAAAAGAAAATCCGCAAAATGTTCCGCGAGGCAGAAGAAAAGAAAGCAATTCTCTTTTTGGATGAAGCCGATAGTATGCTCAGCGAACGCGCCGGTTCTGAACACAGTTGGGAAGTATCGCAAGTAAACGAACTCCTGACGCAGATGGAAAACTTCAAGGGGATATTCATTGCGGCGACCAACTTCAATGACAATTTGGATGCCGCCTCACGCAGGCGCTTTGCGCTTAAACTCAAATTCAACTATCTGAAACCCGACGGAATCGAAAAGGTGTGGCAAGCATTCTTCCCGAAAGTAGAATGCTCCGCAGCCGCACGAGACCTAAAGGCGCTCGCTCCGGGCGATTTCAAGGCTGTTTATGACACCTTCAAATACTACGAAGAAAGCGAAGTAACCACAGACAGCATCCTGGAGGCTCTCCGTCATGAAATAGAATGCAAAAATACTCGCGAAGGCCGTAGGATGGGACTGTAA
- a CDS encoding ATP-binding protein has product MKRIALENLLKWKESANRKPLILNGARQVGKTWLLREFAKTAYQKEAYIVCRKNELVKQVFARDFDIKRILRDLRALSKVDITPGDTLIILDEVQDVPEAIEALKYFYEQAPEYHIAVAGSLLGISLHQGVSFPVGKVDELDIFPMNFMEFLDAIGEQNTADLIAKRDFASIAPLHEKCVDLLRQYYYVGGMPEAVKQYAETGALQSVREIQKSILRGYEQDFSKHAPKDQVAKIKLVWKSVPSQLFKENKKFIYGALRKGARATQYAEAIEWLVDSGLLYKVSRVSKPALPLSIYEELNIFKLYALDVGLLGAMANTDSSQILIKSDLIAEFNGGLAEQFILQQMKSKQIDPIYYHSTDDSRLELDFLIQSEGRLLPIEVKSGESVRSNSLSTLLQNTPGLQAIRYSMRPYKEQASLTNVPLYAA; this is encoded by the coding sequence ATGAAACGAATCGCCCTAGAAAATCTGCTTAAATGGAAAGAAAGCGCAAACCGAAAGCCCTTGATTCTTAACGGGGCGCGTCAAGTCGGCAAGACCTGGCTTTTGCGGGAATTTGCCAAGACTGCATATCAGAAAGAAGCCTATATCGTTTGCCGAAAAAATGAGTTGGTGAAACAGGTGTTCGCCCGCGATTTTGACATAAAACGAATCTTGCGCGATTTAAGGGCCTTAAGCAAGGTTGACATCACTCCCGGTGACACGTTGATTATTTTGGACGAAGTTCAAGATGTTCCCGAAGCCATCGAAGCGCTGAAATATTTCTACGAGCAAGCGCCCGAATATCATATTGCCGTTGCGGGATCGTTGCTTGGAATTTCGCTCCATCAGGGAGTGTCGTTCCCTGTCGGAAAAGTGGACGAGCTAGACATTTTCCCGATGAATTTTATGGAATTCCTTGACGCCATCGGCGAACAGAACACTGCGGATCTCATTGCAAAAAGAGATTTTGCTAGCATTGCTCCGTTGCACGAAAAGTGCGTCGATTTGCTCAGGCAATACTACTATGTGGGCGGCATGCCCGAAGCCGTTAAACAGTATGCTGAAACCGGGGCTCTGCAGAGCGTGCGCGAAATACAGAAAAGCATCTTGCGTGGATATGAGCAGGATTTTTCAAAACATGCGCCCAAAGACCAGGTTGCAAAGATAAAGCTTGTTTGGAAAAGCGTTCCCTCGCAACTGTTCAAGGAAAACAAGAAGTTTATTTACGGGGCACTCCGCAAGGGCGCCCGTGCAACGCAATACGCAGAAGCTATCGAATGGCTTGTGGATTCCGGCTTGCTTTACAAGGTGTCTCGCGTTTCTAAACCCGCTTTGCCATTAAGCATTTATGAAGAACTGAACATTTTCAAGTTATATGCATTGGATGTCGGTCTGTTGGGTGCGATGGCAAATACAGATTCTTCGCAGATTCTAATCAAAAGCGACCTGATTGCAGAATTCAATGGCGGACTTGCAGAACAGTTTATTTTGCAACAAATGAAAAGTAAACAGATTGACCCGATTTACTACCACTCGACGGACGATTCAAGGCTAGAATTAGATTTCCTGATACAGTCGGAAGGCCGCCTCTTGCCCATCGAAGTCAAGTCCGGAGAATCAGTGCGCTCCAACTCCCTTTCGACTCTGCTGCAAAACACGCCAGGACTTCAGGCAATTCGCTACTCCATGCGCCCCTATAAGGAGCAAGCATCTTTGACTAATGTTCCGCTTTATGCGGCGTAA